CTTTTCCAATATTGTTAGTCATCTTCCCTGAAAACCCCACGGAGCAAGTGGCTAATTGCTGCCTATTTCTTCGCCATTCAGGGTTCTGTCTCCAGCAACTATCAATGGGATTCATCTTTTGTGCAAGACAAAAATTAGGGGTGAAGAAGAAGACCATGCAAAGAACTAAAGCGAATTGCCATTGTAAGGCCATCTTTGTACGAACACTTCTTATTGCTTTGGATTCAAATGCCACAAAAAAGATAGTAGCTAGCTAGATTTGCTGGGAAGAATTGGGTGGGAAGAGGGTTTTATAGTAAATATTTAATAATGGTTAAAGTTTTTTCAATTCGTTTCAATGAGATGGTTATTTAGCTTTGCTTAAAGCCCACATTTATTGTTGGTTTCAATCCTGGAATGGTGGCTGTAGGAGTATTTAGTTGTGATTAAAGCTATTAATAGGAAAGAAGGGAACCAGAAAACTGAACTGATTTGCCATATTTGAACACTTCTGATTTTGCTTGCTGTATTGAGGTAGATATTATTTGTATTAAATGTGATGGCATCATTTTATTCATATATAAAAATTCCCCGTATACACATGAATATTTATATGAACCACTGAAAAAAAAATGTACTAACAATAGTTTGCCATGTCATGCAGCATGAAAAAATGTAAAAATTTACCCAATTAAGGTATATtggtggtttttttttttgttttattcatttattatatgtttaagaattcattaactaatttttattcatttattagatATAACAAATGATGTTATATTTCAGTGCTTCTGTTAGAGGGAGTTTGAATTTTGATTTAGTAACTATACACTGGAGTTGAGGACAATGAAGGACAACTTATGTCATTAGAATTTTTATAGTTATTTTGAGTCATTTTGTTTATACTTTGTATTTTTTATCATTGGATTAAAAATTTTGTTTATACGTAATGTTGCTGTGAATTTTTAAATCACTAGGTGAATTTACTAGATTTCGAGTTGCCTAAGAACACAAGAAAAAATAAGCTTGACATTCTTCCGACAACCACTTCAACTTTCAAGTTAGAGAGCATTTTGAGTGTTTGAAAGCAATGTAACAATGAGATTGTGAGAGAATATAAAGCGTATCTAAGTAGATATCTAGGGCCTATTTATACCGAGACGGGACATAATCAACACTAATCTTGAGCTCTCTTCTTGCCATACGCAATGGAATTGTACCATATCAGCATAATTTCCAACAAGGATCACACTAACATACTCAGCGGCATTGTCTTACGGTCACATTATTTCAAGCTCGATCTGTAACTTTGATCTCTTGATTATCGATTTGTTACCATCTGAACTGATCTTGGTGAAACAATTAATCGATCTTTATGAGTTTGGAGATGATCAGACTTAAACTGATATCACTTGATGGCCTATGATTAGAGATCCATTTTAAACCGAATTCAGATCTAATGAGTCTGACTCACTGAAAATCAAAATTTGAGCTGTACTATATCAATACCATTGAAACTTCCCTAAAATTGATGCCCTAGATTAAATAAGGAATCAAGATCACAGTATCCACTCTAATTATAACCAAAAATAAATCTATGCTATATTTAAAAAGTAACTTAGAATGGACAATAAGTATAAATTAATATTCAATTATTCCAAAGCGAATTACTTAATATtttgttttatattataaatattaatttctcaTAGTTTCTTATAAATTGTTTATGAAATTTCAATTTTGAATTCAATTTATTCATTGTACCATTATCTTTAATATTGCTGAAATCATCATTAAATTATTTGTCATGATTGTATAATGTCAAAATGGGTGATTATATATTGTAATCAAAATTAAAAGTGTATGGTGAATTAATAGGATTATATTAATAAACATATAAGTTTAAAACATATTAATGTATATTATTATTACTCCAAAAGTCCAAATTATTTCATGCAAtatgataaaaatataataagaTTTAAAAAATGCAAAGAAATCAGGTGGCTTCTACATAAGACAATTTCATCCCTTAATTTTTTTCACAGCTAAATTTgtgttaatttatttttaatcaattataataattattataatataattaaattcatatataaatatatatatatatatatatatatatatatattaaatttaaatacttaTAAAGAACATAGATTTACAAAAATTAATAATTCGAATTATGATTatacaataaatttaaaataatagcaATCTTTACTGGTTAATCTCTTGTATTTTGGTTTTCGTTGGGTAATGGGTAGTAGCGATGCAATGGTTAATTGGTAATAAAATTCCCTCCGTGAGCCAAACTTCTGACGAACAATGGCCTTAGCCTTAGCCCTCCGCTAGGCCTTACAGTGGGCCAAGGGCCTGGGCTTACGAAATGTTATATTTGAGTCTGACTCCATGCTTCTTTGTGCAAGCTCTCCTCAAAAATCAACCGGATTCCTCCTATCTTGGTTCTTTGGTTTTAGATTGCAACAAGTCTCTGTTAAATTTGACACTTTATATATTGTTTTGAAAATGACTTCAATGCCACTGAAAGCAAGATTATTGACTGCGCTTGCTTAATGAAAAAGAAATTATTAGGTATTGAGTAGGATATGTGCCTAAATTTAAAGTATAGTATTTTTGTGGACTCCTACCATGTGATGAGATCTGTTTTATCTAGGACCTAAGAAGATTTTTCATCAGATTGTTAAACAAGCACTTGCCTTTGGATAAAGAATTTAAAATGTAAGGtttgaatttgataaaattatagatttttttaattaattagagtCATGAATTTATAATAGACTCACAGATGTGAAAAGCATTTTATttgaaaatgaatttaaaatgatTTTATGATGGGTAACTTGGCTTTTGAGCCTGGCAAAATCTTGGAAGGTGATTTGTCTTTTTTTGAGACGACTGAGTAAAGATTTTGCAAAATCCAAAAAAAGCATGCTTATGAAAGTAAAAGCTTGGCCTCCAGTTTAAGTGATAAGGCAAACGAATTATTTCTTTTTAAGTCCTATGAACTTGAAGCCTCTAGTACTTTTTATTAGAAATTGATCGACCTGCTGCCTCCTAACAAGATCAACATCTAGCATTTTGTTTCTTCCAAGAGGTCTGCTCTAGATCACCATGTCAAGCCAACGGGTGAAATTGCATATCCAAGAACGTCATGTAATTAGATTTGCTTAATTATATTCCTCGTGTAACTAAATTTTTTCAACAGGTAACAATATGATATCTTACTGAAACTTTTATGCAATGGAAGCAGGTGGTGATGGACAATGGCATACTCCAAGTCACAATATCAAAACCTGAGGGAATAGTAACTGGTATACGTTACAATGGCATCAGCAATTTGCTTGAAGTTCGAAATAATGAGTCTGACAGAGGGTACATGGCTTTTCAAGCTTCATCTGCATAAATTAAGTGCCGTTTCCTTCTATCTTTTTCATCATCTTTTGAAATGGGGCTATTTTTGTTGGATTTTGAATGGAACTTGTAGGTATTGGGACCTTGTCTGGAGCAAGGAAGGAAGTACAGGAACAACAGGAACATCCTATGTGTATAGCAATAAGTTttctatctttttcttttttttctttttaagcaTATGACGCTAATGTGGAGCACTAATTATATGTTACCGTGCAGGATTAAAGGAACATATTTTAAAGTTATAGTGGAAAATGAGGAACAAGTAGAAATCTCATTTACAAAATTGTGGGATCCCTCGCTTGAAGGACAGCTTGCCCCTTTGAACTTAGACAAGAGGTACTTTTCATTGATTACATGTTTCTGCGAGTAATAGTGGAGAAATGTTTCCGTTAATGTGGACAATATCAATGACAATGAATTTCCGGTTTCCAGGTTTATAATGCTCCGAAACTCCTCAGGTTTCTATTCCTACGCCATCTTTGAGCACTTGCAGGAATGGCCTGCTTTCAACCTCCCTCAAACCAGGATTGTATTCAAACTCAGGAAGGACAAGTAAGCAATAGATCCTTATCCTTGAATGAAAACCTAAATTTACCCTTTGAAACAATTGTTCAAAGAAATATCTTCTTGCCTTTTCCACCAATGTAAAATGCTTGAGATTTCCAGCAGAAAGTTTCACTTTCAAAACTTACTACAATAGGAGTAGGGATGATATAAGAGAGAGTGACAAGAAATGAGTTCTTTTGGAATCttcaaataacaagaaataaaattgaaaactaGTTGGCTTTTTCTCAAACTTGAGCAAACAGGTTTCACTACATGGTAGTAGCAGATAACAGGCAAAGATACATGCCACTGCCAGAAGACCGGTTATCTCCAAGAGGCAAACCCTTGGATGTCCCTGAAGCTGTACTACTTGTCGATCCTGTGGAGCCAGAATTCAAAGGAGAGGTAAAACTTCCTCCATGTGAAGTAATGACATCCAAACATTTACAGCGTTTTCTAATTATGTTATGGATTTCACCTTTTATTTCTAAGCCAATGGTTTTAACTGCTCCTAATGAAATGCAGGTGGATGACAAGTACCAATACTCATGTGAGAACAGAAATGTTCAGGCCCATGGCTGGATATGCTTTGAACCTCCTGTGGGGTTCTGGCAAATCACACCCAGCAATGAATTCCGATCTGGTGGACCTCTCAAACAAAACCTTACCTGTCATGTCGGTCCGATCAATCTTGCAGTAAGTGATAAGTTCTCCACAAATTAgtattatcataatttttatttattttcaacttCTAGTATTTCTTGCTTTGGAGACTGATAAAAATGATACAATCAGATGTTTCTGAGTGCCCATTATGTTGGGGAAGATATGGTGCTGAAATTCAAACACGGCGAGCCATGGAAGAAAGTTTTTGGTCCTGTTTTTATCTATCTGAACACTTTGTTAGACGAAAATGACCCGCTTTTGTTGTGGGAGGATGCGAAAGAACAGGTCTAAGACAAAAGTAAATGCATATTATAAACTACCACATCTTATATATTAAACAAGAACTAACAAACAAAAATTTTCAGATGTTAATTGAAGTTCAAAGCTGGCCTTACAGTTTCCCAGCTTCAGAGGATTTTCCATCATGCAGTCAACGTGGTAGTGTCAGTGGTAGATTGCTGGTTCGAGACAGGTAAAAAGTAAAATTTTTATGGTTTTGGGTGTTGAAAATTTTTAGACAATCTCAAACTTTGATTAAAGATTTGGAGGCTtgtaacaaaataaataaataaataaaagatttaGAGGTTTAAACTCGGAGTTAAATTTTTAGCTTGTGCAGCTATTAAACTAATCTTTTTTCCAGGCATGCTAGTGATTCTGATATACCAGCAAATGGTGCTTATGTGGGATTGGCGCCACCAGGAGACACTGGATCATGGCAAATTGAAAGCaaggtaaaatttattatatgaATATAATACCCCTGAAAAGGACACCACCACTTTCTTCCATTTTAAGTTCAACGGCAATCTTTATTAATTGCACAGAAACAGGACAGCCTGTTTCATGATTGATTGTAAAAGAAGACCTCTGCTTACATCACGTCAATTTGGCATCCTGTTTCACAAGTTAGATTTTGCTCTACATCCTCAGGGTTACCAATTCTGGGCAGAAGCAGACAAAGATGGTTATTTCTGTATCAATAACATCCGCACCGGAAACTATAACCTTAACGGTTGGGTTCCTGGTTTTATTGGAGATTACAGATATGATGCGGCCATTACCATAACTGAAGGTGTTGTTTTCTGGGTTTCAGTTTAGCGTTTCTCATGCAAACCTAATTTTTCTTGTAATCTTTTTAGTAGTTTCTGATAATGCCGTATTTCCATTTCTTTGTGTAAAATTGTGACCAGGTTGCGATATTGACTTGGGAGATGTAGTATACGAACCTCCAAGAGATGGACCCACATTGTGGGAAATAGGTATCCCTGATCGTTCTGCTGCAAAATTCTATGTTCCTGATCCTGATCCCAAGTATATCAACAAACTTTATGTCAGTCATCCTGACAGGTTAGTTAGCCTAAAATTTACAGAACAGGAAGAACATGTCGCTGCTTATTGTCCCAGAGGATTAATGCTTATATGGGTAAATCCCATGAAACTATTGGGGCTAAGTCttcatagaaaaaaaaattgcttTGGACAGGTTCAGGCAGTATGGACTATGGGAAAGATATACAGATTTGTACCCTGATGAAGATTTGGTTTACACTATAGGGACCAGTGACTATAGCAGAGACTGGTTCTTCGCCCAAGTTCCCAGGTTTGAATCAATCCTCAGGCCACcagtcaatttttaaaatttgtggaCCATATATTTAAGAAGTATGCTAATAATCGAATAATCGCatgttttttaataattttcataaTCTAAGCAGAAAAATTAAAAACCTTAAACGCCAAGGATGTTGAAAGTTCTTCAATTACAGAGCTTTGGTGAAATTTCAGGAAAATAGGTGATGGTAAGTACCAGGGAACTACATGGCAAATTAAGTTCAGCCTTGAGAATGCAAATAAGAGTGGAACATATAATCTACGATTGGCACTTGCAACTGCAAATAGTGCTGAATTGCAGGTAACAACACTTTCTGCTTCCTCTTCTTAACTGCAAATAATGCACTTCTTCTTTAGTTAAATAATTTGTTACTATGAATTTGTTCTTGAAGGTTCGCATTAATGACCCTGGAACCAATCCTCCCCTATTTTCAACTGGAGTAATTGGACATGACAACACAATTACAAGACATGGAATTCATGGATTGTACAGACTCTACAGTGTAGAGGTCCCAGGTGCTCAGCTCCTGGAAGGAGATAATAGCATTTTCTTGACCCAACCAATGTTTACAAGCCCTTTTCAGGCTGGAATCATGTATGACTACATTCGTCTGGAAGGACCCACTTCCTCTAATTCTTAGAATAACCAAGTCATGCTTAATATAGCCACTAAAGACACTATTTTCtgattaaaattttataccaAGAAAATCCAGTTTTACATTTAGCTCgaaatatataaatatgtattcaaaatataaaatatctgTACTCAATTCTCTGCTACACTATGGATATGGATATTACAGAGATTTGTCGAGCCTCTTCTTGATATTTTCAGCTTCATCAGCTGCTTCAATCTGCGTCTTACTGGCCTGCAAATCAGCTGCAGTTGCTTCCTTCTCATTTCTTGCTGTAATCTTTTTCGCCTGTTTACATGTTAATTAAAAGACTTGCAATTAATTAATCAGCTCGGTAGTATTGTATATAATAAGCAATTTGCCCTCAATTCAAGGCGCCTTACCTGACCCACTAATGTGGCTTTGATAGAGCGAAAGCATTCCTGTAACGAAACTGTAAAAGATAAGCACTCCTTCTTCAACCGTGACATCGCTGATGTCTCTGGCTTTCTCTAGGAAGTTGAAGCCGTTGTGCCGGTGGCTGTTGGTGGTGGCACTGGAGGTGATGGCCTAATCTCTTCCATGATTTTTCACCCTCTCTTACTAACATCTGCTGCACCAAAGAGACTTTAGACTACACAGGAAAGcgtttttctttttcttgatcTTGAGAAGACCAAGTTGGTTCCGGTTTACACGTCTATGCTGATTTGGCTTTTACATGTAGGCGAGGAAGACACCCACGTTTCACGCCTCttgagtctttttttttttattattattattatttaaagtgTCCCTCTTGAGTCTTAATTGTTGGATGATATTAAACTCATGGAACTGGAAAATTTTCTACGCTAAATAAATTTGATTGTTTTTTGGTTGATTGGCGTCTGTCCTAACTCCATAAATGGTCTTTTAACTCGATTAATCAGTtttcaatattattaaaattgtttataaaattataattaaattgatgTAAACTTGTCTCTACTAAATAGATGTATGTGATTTCAATTTCTTATTCAATTTACGATTTATATATGAATTAGCATTGATTTGAAATTTTCATATAGTTTTAATTcagtttttattttctttatttcaatttgattgtgaattctttaattatatttaatttgatacaatttaaatttcaattcGATTATtagttcttaaaataattttatataattatttttataaaagttatatTTAAATTGACATTTAAACTTTAAAGTGGGTTATTAATAAACAAAATGTTATAtaatgtatattttaattatttttaaataatataatatttaattataagatgcatatataatttaaaattatatatatatatatatatatatatatatatatatatatatatatattgtaatctaatagtataaatatatcatataatatatttctAACTATTCAACTCaacttttatcccaaaaaatTGGGGTCGGCTACATGGATTTGCTTTTTCTACCATAAACGATTTCGGGTTAAATCATCAGAAATATCTAAttcttctaagtcatgttgtactactcttctccaagtcaatttatgtctacccctttttttctttctatcatataactaatgtgctctacttgtctaattggagcctccgtatgtttacgcttcacatgaccaaaccatctcaatctttcttctctcaacttatcctcaattggcacaattcctaccttttctctaatactctcattacgaactttatctagtctagtatagtcactcatccaccttaacattttaatctctacaactcttatcttagacgcatacgactcattcagtacccaacactcactaccatataacatagcgggtcgtatagctgtacggtaaattttttctttcaacttattgggaatcttgcgatcacataaaactctggtGGCACGTTTTTACTTcaatcatccggctttaatcctatgactaacatcctcctcacatcccctatatacttgaaggactgagtcaagatatttaaagtgattactttgggatagtaccactccatccaaactaactatttccctatcaccagtttggccttcactgaacttgcaatgcatgtattctgtcttcgttttacttaacttaaaaccctttggctctagagtacttctccaaaactctatctttctattgactcattctcgtgtcttatctatcagaacaatatcatccgcaaacatcatgcaccaaggatactctcttgtatatatttcgtcaattcatctaaaactaatgtaaaaaggtaagggcttatagctgatccttggtataatccaattgagatcataAAATCTTTTGTGTCCCATCTCACCATGCGCACAAtattagttgctccttcatacatatattttaacacttgtatgtacctaatagatactctcttttgttttaacacactccataagacatctcttggaatactatcataagccttctccaaatcaataaaaaccatgtgtaaatcctttttcacatctctatatttctccatcaagcttctaatgagaaatattactttcatagttgaacgaccgggcatgaagccaaattgattgagagagatagaagtatcacgaCGCAGTTGATGCTTCACAACTCTCtcctacaacttcatagtatgactcatgagtttaattcccctatagtttgagcaactctgtatgtctcccttatttttaaaaataggtactaaaatactcctcctccatttatcAGGCATTTTTGTTGAGtttataatcttattaaataatttagttaatcaaGCCATTCCCATatttcccaaacacttccacacttcaattagtattccatcgggtccacaggctttacccactttcattctcttaagtacttCATTTACttataaagatctaatccttataatataattcacattcttttctattgttctatagtctatattcacgctattaccattttgactgtTATTAAATAGaccattaaaataatttattcatatttctttaatgtcctcatctttcaccaacatttttccttctttatccttaatgcacctaacttgattgagatattgacatttcttttctctcctccttgctaatctataaatatctttcttacCTTCTTTAGTtcaaagtttctcatataacttttcaaaggcctgtgctcttgcttgactaactgccttttttgcctctttctttgctatattgtactgttcatatgtctcaatttcttataccattccctttttctcttcactgcctcttgtactttctcattccaccaccatctctcttttgagggtggttcatgtcctttagactcttcaagtacttttctagctacttctctaatctttgatgccatctgtatccacatattattggcctccatatccagcttccatgcttcggactcgataagctcatttttgaacttcacttgctttactcctttgaattcCCACCGCAttattcgagctacactatttattctgaccttacttgaattgttcctaaacttgacatccaagaccactaaccgatgtttaCTTATTAAAGCCTCTCATGGAATGactttgcaatccttgcatagagctctatttgtcttcctggttaagattaagtcgatttggcttctatgttgcccacttttaaaagtcactaaatgtgactatcTTTTTATaaggtaggtatttgctagtattaggtcgtatgccatagcaaaatccaatatattttttccctcctcatttcgactgccaaaaccaaaacctccatgaacattctcataacattgcctatcacttcctacatgtccattcaaatctccgccaatgaaaacattctcttcattcggtatgctttgcattaaatcatccatatcttctcaAAATCTTTATTTACTcttactatctagtcctatttgtggggcataagcaccaactacatttattgtttctccttctagtactagctttactaatataattctatctcctacttttttcacagctattacagcatctttcaatgttctgtctatgattatgtccACTCCGTTTTTATTTCTCTCATTTTCGATAAACTACAGTTTGTACCATGAATTACCTACTTACTTGCTTTTCTCtcttacccatttagtctcctgaatgtaaGCAATATTCACCTTTATCCTTTCAAAGTAtctacaagctccattaattttcctataagtgatccaacatttcaagtaccaaccctgatcttCCTCCTATCATGTTCATtcataattggtctccttctatgtttattttgtgttctgttccactatctgttctactatctgtcatatggactaacttctttacccacacccgtccatgatttgggaacccttgctcacttaacaccacacccgggtgcTGGCATGGCGCTTCGCTTTCAGTGAACGCCCTAcaaccttgcatatttctcactacaccctcACATATTAAATAAGTCTTTATACTTTCAATCAATGGTCAAataagttaaaattaaattttaaattaaataactatgaaatttttgtaaataatGTGAAGTGAGTTCtcacataataaaatattatttttattgcaaaatatactttttctaatttttaatcattataaaaaaatattagtttaatttatttttatttttttattaaaaattattttattatttaaaaatttaaaacataaagttaatattttattattaaaaataaataaacaatattttaatttattataaaaaattattatattttttaatttataaaaaataacaataatatttttttaatattcttataTCAGCATATATTTTTATCATAGATATTTGATGTGATGAAATTATTCTTATATATATCTGATGTGATGAAATTTTTAGATGTACttaataaatgtttatttaattgttaaatttttataagttttttatttattttttttattatttcattttattataaaaatttaaaaattatatttcttaaaattaataaaataatttaaaattatatttaaaaacaaaattttaaatatatatagtacAAATATTTAACTAGTCTTATtaacaacaatttttttttttttttgaataggcAACAAgtctagattgaactttagtcaGTAGTCAAATCTAGTTCaaactataaattttaattataaagaaaaaaaatttaaaaatttatttcaacCTTTAAATTGTTTCTGCCCATATTAAATCAAAACCTTGAGAAACCAAGATAATAGA
This is a stretch of genomic DNA from Hevea brasiliensis isolate MT/VB/25A 57/8 chromosome 12, ASM3005281v1, whole genome shotgun sequence. It encodes these proteins:
- the LOC110634844 gene encoding uncharacterized protein LOC110634844 isoform X2 produces the protein MSSQRVKLHIQERHVVMDNGILQVTISKPEGIVTGIRYNGISNLLEVRNNESDRGYWDLVWSKEGSTGTTGTSYVIKGTYFKVIVENEEQVEISFTKLWDPSLEGQLAPLNLDKRFIMLRNSSGFYSYAIFEHLQEWPAFNLPQTRIVFKLRKDKFHYMVVADNRQRYMPLPEDRLSPRGKPLDVPEAVLLVDPVEPEFKGEVDDKYQYSCENRNVQAHGWICFEPPVGFWQITPSNEFRSGGPLKQNLTCHVGPINLAMLIEVQSWPYSFPASEDFPSCSQRGSVSGRLLVRDRHASDSDIPANGAYVGLAPPGDTGSWQIESKGYQFWAEADKDGYFCINNIRTGNYNLNGWVPGFIGDYRYDAAITITEGCDIDLGDVVYEPPRDGPTLWEIGIPDRSAAKFYVPDPDPKYINKLYVSHPDRFRQYGLWERYTDLYPDEDLVYTIGTSDYSRDWFFAQVPRKIGDGKYQGTTWQIKFSLENANKSGTYNLRLALATANSAELQVRINDPGTNPPLFSTGVIGHDNTITRHGIHGLYRLYSVEVPGAQLLEGDNSIFLTQPMFTSPFQAGIMYDYIRLEGPTSSNS
- the LOC110634844 gene encoding uncharacterized protein LOC110634844 isoform X1 — translated: MSSQRVKLHIQERHVVMDNGILQVTISKPEGIVTGIRYNGISNLLEVRNNESDRGYWDLVWSKEGSTGTTGTSYVIKGTYFKVIVENEEQVEISFTKLWDPSLEGQLAPLNLDKRFIMLRNSSGFYSYAIFEHLQEWPAFNLPQTRIVFKLRKDKFHYMVVADNRQRYMPLPEDRLSPRGKPLDVPEAVLLVDPVEPEFKGEVDDKYQYSCENRNVQAHGWICFEPPVGFWQITPSNEFRSGGPLKQNLTCHVGPINLAMFLSAHYVGEDMVLKFKHGEPWKKVFGPVFIYLNTLLDENDPLLLWEDAKEQMLIEVQSWPYSFPASEDFPSCSQRGSVSGRLLVRDRHASDSDIPANGAYVGLAPPGDTGSWQIESKGYQFWAEADKDGYFCINNIRTGNYNLNGWVPGFIGDYRYDAAITITEGCDIDLGDVVYEPPRDGPTLWEIGIPDRSAAKFYVPDPDPKYINKLYVSHPDRFRQYGLWERYTDLYPDEDLVYTIGTSDYSRDWFFAQVPRKIGDGKYQGTTWQIKFSLENANKSGTYNLRLALATANSAELQVRINDPGTNPPLFSTGVIGHDNTITRHGIHGLYRLYSVEVPGAQLLEGDNSIFLTQPMFTSPFQAGIMYDYIRLEGPTSSNS